GGAATTTTTTCGCGCGGTGCGAATCGCGCGCAGGTGTGCGTGCACGGGCCGCGCGCGTATATAGGCACGTGTGTGCGCTGCCGCGTTTCGTGTCGCGCCTCCTTCTCCCTACCCGCCGCCCCCCCTCTATCGCGCGCGTTACATCGCCGAcgtccctctctccccctcccccgcccaCCCGCTCCCTCCTCCCCCAACCGTCCATCGCGGCATCGCGCCCAGCCGTCGTTCCCGTACCCCGATGTCGCGCACCTTGATTTCGTGATTCGTCGCGCACAGCGCACCTCTACGGCTCGCACGGGCATGAGACAGGCCGCATCGCAGCAGGTACGTTGTCCGCGTGCGTGGATGGACGCGCACCGGATTTcgtttctctcctctttcgtCGTTCCGCGAATTCCGCGCGCTCTCTCCCTCCGTTATCTCGTTCGCGTCGAAGACGCGGACGGTCCGCGCCGCCCGCCGGACGGAGGTCCGTCCGAGTCTCGCGCGTGGAACGTCCGGGGCGATCGCCCCCGCGCCCGTGAGGACGACGCCCGATCGAGCCGGGACTTCCGGGAGTGAGGATCCGCCGCCGCGCGACCACTCGACGGCGATCGCGCGATCGGATTCCTCGTCGTCATTCCCGCGGCCGGAACGCTCCACGTGAAAATGACAGTCTCGCGTCTCGCGGGAGTCGCGGGTTCCATGTTCACGTTCCGGGGACACTCCCTTTTAGTCGAGCTAAATAGGCGGTGCGCGCGTGCCGACGAGCGCCGATGAGTGCCGATTAAGCGCGCCGCTAATTAGCTGACGAGCCTGAAAATTGAGAGTACGAAACGTCGGCCTTTATCAGACCGTATCTACGATCGCGATTCATCTCCGTCAATATTTTCGCGCTGTTTATACATACTTGCTGTTCTTACattctgtaaataatatatttaatccttaaatgtgcaattttttgttcttttaaattttatataaatcaggACTGATTAAGGAATcctaagaaatatttaaaagattcttCTTTACTAATTTGAACCTTTTTAACTCTTGCAGCCCTTTCTTATCCTTTTTGTCCTAGTGGACGATCGATGAAGTACATGCAGAGAAGGCCCTTTACATGCAAAGCCGCGTGGTTTCAATTCGAACAGAGTACACGGAGCATCGACAAGACGCTTTGcatatatactaaaaattgCGCATTTAaggattaaaattgataaatctattccataatgtaatataaacaaataattatccCTGAAATTCTTATATGCACATTATTTTCCGCAGTCATGAGTTCCGAAGATACAACTGACAATGCGTCGGCACTGGCGGCAGCAAATTCCTCTGGCGTGGCCGCGGAGACGAGGACGTGGGTCCAATTTGAGGAGGAGGCAGATTCGAAGGTGGCTACCGCCGGCGCCGAGAGAAAAGCCACCAACAGTAGCGCACCCGCCGTGATAAAGCCCGAGTCAGTTACCGTGCAGGTCGACAAAATCGGCAAGAGCATCGACCCGCCTGATATTAACGATAAGAGAACCAATGAGTATAGAGGTGCTGTGATAGCAACCGAATCCGTCCAGATTAACTTAGATAGATCAGGTTTAAGTCGTTCCATCACGTCCGAGACGCCGGATCTCAAGTTGCCGTCCGACGTTCGAGCGTCGACGGAGGCCAAGAGCGCCTCTCTGAAGACCATCGATCTGCGGGACGTGTCCAACGGGAGAAACGCGCCGAGCAACGTTATCAGTACGTCGATCGGAAACATCAGACAGGGTTTCGCCAACGGCGACACCATCGTTACTCTCCTGCCAGTGAATACTAGGTGGCCGTGGATCACCCCGGCCAGATTCAGGCCGGAATTGGTGCCGGAGGAATTGATGGCGCAGGGATTAACCGTAcgtataaatttatcatatctATTTTCCCCCTTCGATGGCGCTACGGCCCGAGTCGGGGCTTGACCTCGTAATCTCGGTATAATTGCGATTTTTATGAGAAGGGTTGTGAGCTTCTTATCCTCTACGGAGCATCGAACTTTGATTTAGAACAATTTATTGttgttttctttccttttagAGATAGCGATttgtttatctttaattatattgggattaattttatgtttcggATATTTTGTTTTCATCACGGTGAACTCGAATGTTTTTTCACTCGAAATTCCTAGTGTCGTGTGTATTTTTTGAGTATGCGGGGCGACATTTTCGATAATCAAACTCCAGAACTTTTGTTTGACAAGCGTCAAACGCGATTGCTTCAGCATCAATGTATTTAGCAACTTATTACAtgatattactttaatatatgtcataattttatttttattaatataaaattctctcaCCTATCATATTTAAGCGTATAATAacattgtatacatatttatgaatttGATGGGATAGATTTAGTAGATCTTCGATCCACTTTTATCATACTCTACgtatgtacaaattataagatgcagtttgaaatattaaaatatttaatatagaaatattagcTCGCGCACTTTCTTTTATGCTTTCTAAAGGAATAAAGTGATCAGCAGTTTAATGAAATAGATGTATTGCAGCTTACAGTGGAAGATTACGTTCACATAATGGAGTTACTTGTGAACGATGTACGCTTcaatatgtataacatttgCTACAAGAGGATTCTCGTCCTTTGGATATTTACCGCCTTCGTTGTGCTGCTTGGTCTATTGTTCTCCGGTGTGACTGGCCTCACTTTGTTCGGACTCGGTGTTATGTGGTTAGTCCTGAATGCAGCCGCAATATTCTTCTGCATGTTCATCAAGATAAAGCTCAATCACAACCTTGAGAAATGTATGGCTCAAGTtaacaaacatttattaagGCATAAAATATTGCTGGGATTGGACGACAGAGGGAAGATATCCTGCCATAAAGTCAACCTGTGTTTTATATACTTTGATACTACAGATTGCGTTGTAAGTGAAGCTTTTATCGGGGTATAATTCAATATagttcattttttaatataaaatttgacataaaagaatatttgagttaaaaaatattcacgtGAACACGAAGTAACGCTATTTTcctgtattataatttttaactatttacaCATGTATGTATCCGTAAGAAACTAATATAATGGCTCATTTTGTGACTACAGAAAAAGCTACAGGAAGTAATAGAACGGGAAGAACGCGAAGGTAGAGTAATTGGTGGCGATGATGCAAGCGATTTAAGTCGACAACGAGAATTACAACAGCGTATGGACATCGATGACAGTGACATTGTTATACAAGGCAGCACCACTACAAGAATCTCTCGTAAACAGGTAAATCGCATGATCTTACTAATTTTTTTGgctaaattactttttatatttcgtatatgcttttgattttatttcaattaacaaaaatttttttatcaaattattttgttgtgcgttaatattttgaatattttattaattgggctaaatattgaagagctaaatataaaaacgctaTTCCTTCATTATAAATCAATGTGACAATATGTGAAATAAGGCAAAAAGTTGCAGCTTTACTTCCGTTCTTTTTAGTTGGCTACATTAGTGTTTTTCTGTCTTCTTCCAAAGAGTGTAAACATATActtgttttgttttaaatataagtacagaatgtagataaaaagaatttttattcgtgACATTGGAAACACCCTTAGCTCTTCAATATATGAGCCTAACGTGCTATATAAATTCGGCTTACGCGCGAGATTCGACGTTACTGACTGCaataagttatattaaatgtttttattgtgCATTGCATTAAACTACCAGGGTAAAAATGAACAAGTATTCTGCCGTTACGTGCAACGTTGGGCGAAGGATTACTTGCGTCGACGTTTGGATTGGACAGTTGACGAGGAGGGTGGAAATCCTTCTTCGCCGCGTCATTTAGCGTCTGCTCTGTGTCCTTGTCAATATATAGAGGAATGGTTACGTAATAAGCCACGCGTTCAGGGCAGAGACTTTTGTCCTAGATGGAGTAGCTTTCTTAGAGACAGAGGCATTTGAGAGATACGATTGTTCAATGCtgcttataaaaaagatatacatgCGGTTTCACAATTGCTCGTGCACGAAGGTTTTATTGAATTCTTGAGATTCAAGGAGAGGAATTGAATTCTCTCGAATGCGCAtcactataaatataaatagctTCCAAAGAAAACTGCTATATACTTTTATCGATTTGCAAATAACTTAAGTCGTAATCTTTTGTTTAAGATTAATTTTGTGtttaacataaaagtggccatctttttattgatataaaaatgagCTAAAACGCACAATATATGAGcagctttttaatttaaattagacaTTTGTTGCgtgctataaaaattttaaaaaaattttattataaattttattgaaactaatttttaatatgcttaCGAGCATAGTGATGTAGTTATTCTACATCTTGATCATTGTTTcttattattgtatttgttatattattttaggaattacgtttattgattttatatcatttatatgcgtttaattttaaaatattttgaatgtaCTTAACATTTTATCCAGAAATATCAAAACTAACTAGTACCTACATGATAAGTAGCAATCTGACTCAAAGATtgagattaatataattatggaGCTATATGGAGAATAGAGCAGAATCGTTTTTCGTTTTCAGATCAAGACTCGTATTTACATTCCGTTTAACGCTAAATGTGGTGTTTATACACACGTTTTActtatataagataaaaatttatgtaaagatCACATGCCACCAcatttaacgttaaaattaaagatagatCTGTGGCTTAATATAATCCATAGAGATAGAAAGCAATGGATATATTTCAGCATTCCAGCAAATTGTTTCCTTTGAGAAGCAAACAGTATTCAGAAAACTTTTTAGGGCTGTGTTTATCAAGCCTTCTCATTTATTCTGACAAATGTTTTAGCAGTAGTCTCCTCTTTTTATCAGTACTTTTTAGtcctaattatatttaacgatCTTGatcttgataaaatatattattatacatatatatataatatatatatatatatgatattatgaaAGACAAATATACCTGTAAAATGGTGAACAAATAATTTGGTAACAcgcattttatatacaacaaAACACTtatgacaaaaatttattatcaactaTAATGTCAGAGACATATCATtagacaattattatttacgcgAACTATACTATTGAAGGACATTATTTATGCATATCAGttctcaataattatatatatgataaagatatataacatttaactTGTACTTAAACTTTGACTTAAACAAATTTGAGAATTTCTTGACAGAaaattgaaagagaaaaaggtgTGTGGAAGAGAAACCACACATTATTATTTCGCGCCAGGCGAAGGGTTCTACTGAATGATGATGGTGTGTGTTGACAGGAACGGGCGGAGTTGCTGTTGCTGAGGTATGCGTCTCGATGGGCACGTCACTTCGTGCGACGCAGACTTGATCTGGTTATAGACTCGCAGGAACGTGATAGAGGCGTTACGGGTCTGTCTGTTTCACCGCGCCATTGTGTCTCCGCCCGTTGCCCTTGTCAATTCATTGAGGACCATCTTAAACACAAGCCGAGAGGCAAGTTGACGTTACGTAAATTGTTTCTAATGC
The nucleotide sequence above comes from Temnothorax longispinosus isolate EJ_2023e chromosome 4, Tlon_JGU_v1, whole genome shotgun sequence. Encoded proteins:
- the LOC139811360 gene encoding uncharacterized protein isoform X3; translation: MSSEDTTDNASALAAANSSGVAAETRTWVQFEEEADSKVATAGAERKATNSSAPAVIKPESVTVQVDKIGKSIDPPDINDKRTNEYRGAVIATESVQINLDRSGLSRSITSETPDLKLPSDVRASTEAKSASLKTIDLRDVSNGRNAPSNVISTSIGNIRQGFANGDTIVTLLPVNTRWPWITPARFRPELVPEELMAQGLTLTVEDYVHIMELLVNDVRFNMYNICYKRILVLWIFTAFVVLLGLLFSGVTGLTLFGLGVMWLVLNAAAIFFCMFIKIKLNHNLEKCMAQVNKHLLRHKILLGLDDRGKISCHKVNLCFIYFDTTDCVKKLQEVIEREEREGRVIGGDDASDLSRQRELQQRMDIDDSDIVIQGSTTTRISRKQGKNEQVFCRYVQRWAKDYLRRRLDWTVDEEGGNPSSPRHLASALCPCQYIEEWLRNKPRVQGRDFCPRWSSFLRDRGI
- the LOC139811360 gene encoding uncharacterized protein isoform X2; translated protein: MSSEDTTDNASALAAANSSGVAAETRTWVQFEEEADSKVATAGAERKATNSSAPAVIKPESVTVQVDKIGKSIDPPDINDKRTNEYRGAVIATESVQINLDRSGLSRSITSETPDLKLPSDVRASTEAKSASLKTIDLRDVSNGRNAPSNVISTSIGNIRQGFANGDTIVTLLPVNTRWPWITPARFRPELVPEELMAQGLTLTVEDYVHIMELLVNDVRFNMYNICYKRILVLWIFTAFVVLLGLLFSGVTGLTLFGLGVMWLVLNAAAIFFCMFIKIKLNHNLEKCMAQVNKHLLRHKILLGLDDRGKISCHKVNLCFIYFDTTDCVKKLQEVIEREEREGRVIGGDDASDLSRQRELQQRMDIDDSDIVIQGSTTTRISRKQERAELLLLRYASRWARHFVRRRLDLVIDSQERDRGVTGLSVSPRHCVSARCPCQFIEDHLKHKPRAGRKMMNLSILPHPHIIST
- the LOC139811360 gene encoding transmembrane protein 268 isoform X1 → MSSEDTTDNASALAAANSSGVAAETRTWVQFEEEADSKVATAGAERKATNSSAPAVIKPESVTVQVDKIGKSIDPPDINDKRTNEYRGAVIATESVQINLDRSGLSRSITSETPDLKLPSDVRASTEAKSASLKTIDLRDVSNGRNAPSNVISTSIGNIRQGFANGDTIVTLLPVNTRWPWITPARFRPELVPEELMAQGLTLTVEDYVHIMELLVNDVRFNMYNICYKRILVLWIFTAFVVLLGLLFSGVTGLTLFGLGVMWLVLNAAAIFFCMFIKIKLNHNLEKCMAQVNKHLLRHKILLGLDDRGKISCHKVNLCFIYFDTTDCVKKLQEVIEREEREGRVIGGDDASDLSRQRELQQRMDIDDSDIVIQGSTTTRISRKQERAELLLLRYASRWARHFVRRRLDLVIDSQERDRGVTGLSVSPRHCVSARCPCQFIEDHLKHKPRGYPPGFTWCAYLSEPVSRFDMVPSFSH
- the LOC139811360 gene encoding uncharacterized protein isoform X4, translating into MSSEDTTDNASALAAANSSGVAAETRTWVQFEEEADSKVATAGAERKATNSSAPAVIKPESVTVQVDKIGKSIDPPDINDKRTNEYRGAVIATESVQINLDRSGLSRSITSETPDLKLPSDVRASTEAKSASLKTIDLRDVSNGRNAPSNVISTSIGNIRQGFANGDTIVTLLPVNTRWPWITPARFRPELVPEELMAQGLTLTVEDYVHIMELLVNDVRFNMYNICYKRILVLWIFTAFVVLLGLLFSGVTGLTLFGLGVMWHKILLGLDDRGKISCHKVNLCFIYFDTTDCVKKLQEVIEREEREGRVIGGDDASDLSRQRELQQRMDIDDSDIVIQGSTTTRISRKQERAELLLLRYASRWARHFVRRRLDLVIDSQERDRGVTGLSVSPRHCVSARCPCQFIEDHLKHKPRGYPPGFTWCAYLSEPVSRFDMVPSFSH